Within the Cinclus cinclus chromosome 12, bCinCin1.1, whole genome shotgun sequence genome, the region CACACTCTTGTGGTACCTGGATGTTGAAGATATTGCATGGTCAGTGCACCAAGAAGCCCTCCAGAACTGCACAGCCTGATCATCAGCCAAAGTACACAGTAGAAACTCTAAGCATTAAACCCCCTGCTGTCGAAGCACAGTCCTAATTCTCACTCtatgcagctccagcaggagctACACGATACACAGATTGCTTTACTCTTCTCTGAAGTGTTAACAGCCAAGGCAGACCAGTTTGGGGGTCTCAATTTTTAGGTCACTAGGCACTATGTCATTCCTGGGAGCACAGAAGGCTGGGGTCAGCTGCTTTGACAACACGGCAGGAGTatggagcaggaaaaggaagttTTGCCCAGTGCCTGCCAGCAGAACTGCAATCTTTAGCACAGGTCCTGTTCCCGAGGAGAACCCCAAGCAGAAACCCTCTAAAAGCTGCACAGTGGTCAATCCATAAACCAGAACATACCATCCAGCTGAGCCACCATGGCATTTCGGAGATAGTTCTTGGCTCTTGTCACCTCTGACTCTGTGGCACTTGTGCACAAACGCATCCTGGAGAAGACATCGAAAGACCAAAAAAGCACTTAAAGATGTTTGTCTGCTCAGACAGAAAGTGaattcctccctttccccagcctCCTCAAAAATAAACTATTATCAACACTGCCTGTCTTGCAGGCAGCCATACATCCTTGATCTCCACAGAGCAGCTAAGAACAGGGGAGCACTGAGCAACAGCAGTCAGGAgctccagcacacaggcagGGAATTCAGACAGTAGGATACATGCTGACTTACACTCAGAAGTTCAGCAACCCTGGTGCTGGCTCTGGTTGCCCAGCAGCACACACTGTGCATTGCCCTATcacaggagaaggaaggcacatCAGCCATTCCCATGCCTGGCAAGCTGCTATGGAAACTGATGCTGAAAGAACAAGACAGCTCCACAGTCTGTCTGGACTCCAGCTGCTACATCCCTTCTTCTCCTGCCAATGGCCACGTCTCTGGGGCAAGGTCTCACTCTACCTGCCCCACACGGAATGGCTTGTAGCTCACAAGAAGCCTTGAGCCATTACTGCTCATGGACACAGTGAGATGGACAGCCAGAAGGCTCCCAAACACTGGCATGATTCCAACAGCAGATCATTCATCAGCCACAACACAAGAGCCtgagcagcaggaactgcctgcTTTGCTCAGGCTTAACAAGACAATGGAGACAAGTCTCTTGATCATCTAGGAAAACCTTGTCTAAGGAATGATCTTGCTTGTATATAAAAAGCCCCAAAGTCTCAGTGCTAATACTTAAAAGCATGAACAAAAGACCTGAGGAGCCCTAAGGGATTAAAACAGTTCCTCAAAAGCCACATCCTTAGAGTTTTACAGAAACCACTTACAGGATCACTTAACCAGAGTGCAAGTTACCAAGAAGTTCATAAAGAGACACAGCTCTCCGTAAACTTAATATGCTTCCCGAGCAGCTCAGTCCCACAAGAGGCTCACATCTTGAACAGCAACTTGTGCCAAAGTTGTACTTACCACTCTCCCTGAGCACAAAACATCATATCATCTATGGACAGAGGGTCAGAAACAAAATGGAAACCAAAGAGGCCGGTGTCAGAGTAGGAGGTGTTGAATGGCTCGAAACTGTGGCAGAGATTATGCTCCACAGCAAGCGCAGCCAGCCTGCTAGACTGATTCTGTAAATAAGGAGATGCTGTCAGCCATTTCACTTTcagctgccccacagctcaAATTCTTTCCCATTGAGCTATTTTTACAAAGACCACAGACAAGACAGAGCGGAACACTTTGCTGAAGGAGAGCTTAATTTAGACCCTTCATGTGGTCAACAGATGAGAATCACTGCTGGAAAAGCCACAGACAATGGCCTAGGAGTCCATCCAGCAGAACCATTTCCTTTCCCAGCTTCAGATGAAAAGCTGGTATGCACACCACCATaggagtgggaaaaaaatgagaaggaCAAGGTCTCCCAGCAGCAGGGGTTAGCACAGATATACAGCCAGACACATTTCAGATGATAATGGATGCAATATTGAGGTTTTAAACAAGTTCCATTTGCTCTGCAGGGGTAAGACAAGCTTGCATCATGAGACTGTTGAGTATTCAATCCCACTTCCATCACCACCCCCATGGAGTGGTTAGTTGTAAGGGTGGGAATAAGCTGCTGAGAACTCACCAGCTACACCTCTTCCACAGAAGGTTCAGTTCATTTGCCAGCATCACCTCTCAAGAACTGTCCCGGACTAGCCTCGATTATACTTCTACTCTACTTCCCAGGCTCCTAACCCCTTAACAGTAGGAAGTTAACTACTTACCTCCTCTAAAGCACATCCACCTATGGCCTCCGTAACACTTCACATGAAAAGGCTCTAGGGTCTCCCTGCTGACTCCCTCCCAAGACTCTTACCTTCCCACCTCCAAAAGTGCGGTCATAGCGCCCTATGATGGCATTAGCCACATTGAGGACCACGTTGTCTGGATCAGCCCATCCTGGCCCCTCCACAGCAAGAGCAATATGGGCAAGGGGCAGAGCATCATCTCTGGCACGGATCTGGAAAATCATCAaggagtgggggagaactgcATGAACACTGTGATCTGTCTGCAGCCTGCTGCAACGCTAGGCTGACAAACTGAGGCACTTGATGTTATTCCAGTGAAATTAAAGAATCCCAGGCAGAACTCAGCACAAACCAGCTGTTCTGATGTGAGTTCTGCAGATCATATGAGCAACAGCCTCACACTCCTAATGGATTTGGGATCCATCTAAAACCCAACACGTGGCAGTAAGCACCAAGAACAGAATATGGGAGTACTACCAAGATGGTGCATCATCAGCTTCTCTGAGACACACAAACAGACTTTTCCACTGAGAAGCAGCTGTAACTGGTTTTACATTCATTCCACAGTCTGGTAACAGCTGCTTGTTTTGATGGGCACCAAAAGAAGTTTACCTCACTCCCTGTGAAGCGACAGCGTGGGGGGGCAGACACAGAATCCCCCTTGTACGCAAAAGATGCCCCAGTGAAGTGTTGCTTAGCTGCATCTACCAGTTCTCTGTGGGAAATACCTGGCaatgaaaaagagagagatcCCAGTCTTAAAACAGACTAATTTAACAAAATTATCTGATTTTACATTAGTGGTGTGAGACAAGTCTGATCACAAGCTTGAAGATACTGAGGCTTCCCAGGATTTCAAGGATCTAGAACTTaccaccagcagctgccaggaccaTACGAGGTGCTTTGAAATGAGTATCAACATATGAAGACAAATCTGCTCGAGTCAACCTCCTGGAAAGAACACAGAGATGTGGAACATCAGCATCTCCAACTCTAAAAGAATGAGaggcttaagagaagcaagttcACAGTGCAGAGACAGCAGTGGTTGTCTTTGTTGTGGGGTAACAATGCTTTTTTAGAAGCAAGACTGCATTGTGTTTGCCCTGTGCTCTAATTCTAGAACACAAAGAACAGGAACTAGCAGCCAAGATGGAGAGGTAAAGACAGACTTCAATATGGACTGGAGAGTACTGAACCCAGTCAGAGCTAACACAAGGCCACTGCTTTAATGAGCACCCCTAGCTCTCTAATTTTTCTAACAAACTGCTAAGTATTGGAGAAGGTTCAACCTGTCCCTTCCAATTTCAGGAAGGGCTTGCACGAGGTGGTTCTAAGGAATGCTTGCAACATTACACTTTCATCAGCACCAATGGGGAAAACAGTCAGGGCACAAGGAGAAGCCCATGGGCTCAGATCACCTCCATGTGCACACTGAGCAGGCATCATGCCCAGGAAGCAGCAGTCATGCACCTCACAAACTGCAACCCTGGACTGTGCACCACATCCAGCCTGTTGCTCACTTGATGTTCTCTGTGGTCCCTTCAACGGTGTGGGCCAGCGCAGTCCCCTGGTAAGCAGTGGCATGAAGGTAATCAAAGGTGACATCTGTCAGGTTGCTATCCATTTCCTTCAATTCCTGAAGGATGATGCCACGCTCCTTCTCGATCTGAGAATCCTCCAGCGCACAGTTCTGCACAAGGTCACTCAGAAGCTCTACAACTGCAACACAATTCCTACGTTAGCATCCCACTGCCTGACTGCTACCCAGTGCTGCTGAAAGGAGACACACAGGAGTGAGCAAAAACCATGCTGGGGGAGGGCATGCGACACAACAGAGCTGAGTACTACCTACTCCCAAAGCATCTGAGAGAAACCAAAACTGATTTAGCAACAAGTCTCCAGATCAGCTTGCCAAGCACCCCTGCCAGCAGAGTGCAGGCAACATCTGCAGAAGGTGAAGTATGTCAGAAGCAGACACTCTTCCAGATACACACTGAATCCTTACTGAGAGTTTATGACACCTACATCTCCACAGTAAGGCCCCTACTCAAATCATTGCCTCTGCCCAAAACCAACCCAGAGAAGGCAGCACATGGCAGTACAGAGCACAAGGAGCACCTGCAAGAGCTGCACTGAGGACTCCTCACACAGTAACTGCTGCTGACCTCAGCTGCTAAGCTCCATAAAACAACTAAAAACTAGCAAATCCCTCCCATCATCCCTTCTGGATAGGAAGCCCCATCCAGACTTCCTGGCAATGCAGTGAAGGCTGACATAACTAGAACTCTTGGTTTAAGGACACATGAGCATACAGCCTTGAAGCACCACATCACAGCACTGCTCTCTCCAACTACCAAACAGAACCTCCATTTTACTGCTCAGTTTACACTTCAGTCCCCGGTCTGCTGGTAGAAAAGATGCTTGGAGCTGAGAAACAGAACCACATGCACTTATTTAACCTCCCAATCAGACTTTGCCCCTGGCCATCCTACCTTTGGGCATGTCCTTGGAGAAGGCTTTTATATAGAAGGCAGTTTGCTCACGAGAGGTGTACCCGTTCAGGTGAGCACCCAGGCTCTCCACTTCCTTCTCAAAGGCTGAGCCAGAACGCTTCTTTGTGCCCTAAAGGAAACCAGATAAACTCAATTATGAAATGAACAAAGTTGCCTTTAGATCAGAATAAAAACTGTCGTGTGATTCATAAAAGCCAAGGGCAGATGCACAAGGCAAGATATTTAATACTTGGCTTATTTCCTCTAGATAAAGGATGGCTGAGGTGTATTTTGAAAGACCAACACAATCTTTCAATACAGCTTATATTTATTAAAGAACAATAAAGCAGCTCGAAAAAATAAAGGCTGTCATCATCACTAACCAACACAAACTCAGCAGGGAAGGAGACAACCCATGCTGAGACAACAGTATTTGAACAACACATCCCTGGCAGTAAACcaagaaaaagcccaaaccaaaaATAAGCAGGTTTCTAGCTATCCATACCGAAGACAACAAATAGAAGAAAAGACTTCTAATACAGAGTCTGTCTCTTAAGGAGCTAGCCAGATGCTGTAGATGCCTATGAAGGCACACGCTGAACTTAAGTCAGCAAGCCCCAGGCTTAGATGTCTTCTGCCCAGTTCAGCAGACACCTGCATAATTTGAAAAGCAAGTACTGTAGCCTCTGAACTTTGCTGGACCagtaagaaaagcaaagaaaaataaatggctacaggaaatgctgctttgaACTCTCTGTGCTAACCTGAGGAAACACGCTTCATAACACAGTGCTCTATGCGTGTTACACTTgttaattaatacatttttttcctttaagacgAAAAAATCAGCAAATAGTAATTAagagttatttttaattcatgcaTGCTTGCAAGTTGCTGCATATTCAACCAATGAGCACCACATGGACCAGATGCCTTTTTAAACTTATACTGTGTGCCAAGACTTTGGCACTCAGATGACCTGATTTACACCCTCCTTCAACAACCACAGCCTCCAAAACAGGAAGACAATGTATAGATAGAATATTCagggcagctctgtgcagaTCTAGCACACATCCTTACCTTAAAGGCCATGTGTTCCATAAAGAAACCGGCCCCATTGGTCTTTGCGTCTTCATAGCGGCTCCCAGCCTCGATCCACAAACCCACCtggcagcaaaaccagtgagaacCAATGTTAGAGAAGAAAACAATCAGCATCCTAATGATACAAACATAACAGCAGAGACAAAATGTCTTGTCCACAGACATTACACtagaaaaaccaaaataagaACAAATTAGCAACTGTTTCCTGCAcatattttggctttttctctCTCAGCTTCACCAAATCTGGTTTTGCTATAGAGATAACGTTTACTGATCACTTACTGCTCATACAAGAATTGTAAGGCTGAGCAAATTTGTAGAGCACAAAAATCTGTCTAAAGACAATAAAATACCAGTCTGGGTCTCCTGCTACTATATTAATCCCACCTGTTTGCAAAGAGAAACAGTGGGGTCTCTGTCCAAAGCACTGGTTCAGACAGGGGTCTGTCCCTTTTGGACAGCTGCAGGCTAGGCAAGACTGATTGTTTCAAATAAGTCTCTGACTCATGCTAAACTTACCGTGCAAGTTGGTTGATTGGACTCCTCTGAGGCTACTCGAAGGCCGTTCTCCAGGGTGGTGACCTGGGTCTCGGGGATATTTTGGAGTGTCTGGGCATAGGTGGCAGCACCTCGCTTCCTTGTCAAATTCAATAAAGCTGGCTGTAAAAACAAACGCTGTCATCACCACTAACAGACTGTTCCCCTCGGCAACGCCGGGAACTCAGGGGTTTGAAGAGGTGGGAAACCTCAGGGAAAAGCCGCACGAACGGGTCACACCCCAGTACCGGGACGGACAGCGGCTCAGCGGCAAGCCCCGCAttgggtgacagtgacagccaCCGCtgccccccgcccgcccggccccgcttCGGGGCCCGAGGGCTCCCACAGCCAACGCCGCCCGGCCCGCACCGCCCGCCGCGTCCCCATGACCTTCCCGGCCGCGGCACAGGCGGGGCGCGGCGGCCACTCCGCACTGCGGAGCCGCCCGCGGCCCTGCCGGGCTCCCCCCCCGCGCTGCCCCCGCGGGGCGCGGTGACTCACGGAGGGACGCGGGCCCCACAGCAGGGCCCGCCCGGCCGCGCTGCCCGCCCGGCACACAGAGCGCGCCGCCATCTTGTTCTCCCGAGCCACAGAGTACCAGCGGCCCGACTGCGCCTGCGCGGGGCGAGGCCGGGACGGCGCGGGCGGTGGCCACAAGGGCGCGCAGATAGGGCGGGCAAGCGCCCCCTGGTGGAGGGAGGGCGCCGCGGTGGGGACAAGTACGGGGCAGCCCGGGATGGGAGCACCGGGGATGGAGCACCGGGGATGGAGTACCGGGGATGGGAGTACCGGGGATGGGAGTACCGGGGATGGGAGTACCGGGGATGGAGTACTGGGGATGGGAGTACCGGGGATGGGAGTACCGGGGATGGAGTACGGGGATGGGAGTACCGGGGATGGGAGTACCGGGGATGGAGTACTGGGATGGGAGTACCGGGGATGGGAGTACCGGGGATGGAGTACGGGGATGGGAGTACCGGGATGGGAGTACCGGGGATGGGAGTACCGGGGATGGAGTACGGGGATGGGAGTACCGGGTATGGAGTACCGGGTATGGAGTACCGGGGATGGAGTACCGGGGATGGGAGTACCGGGGATGGGAGTACCGGGGATGGAGTACCGGGATGGGAGTACCGGGATGGG harbors:
- the LOC134048856 gene encoding cytochrome b-c1 complex subunit 1, mitochondrial, with product MAARSVCRAGSAAGRALLWGPRPSPALLNLTRKRGAATYAQTLQNIPETQVTTLENGLRVASEESNQPTCTVGLWIEAGSRYEDAKTNGAGFFMEHMAFKGTKKRSGSAFEKEVESLGAHLNGYTSREQTAFYIKAFSKDMPKVVELLSDLVQNCALEDSQIEKERGIILQELKEMDSNLTDVTFDYLHATAYQGTALAHTVEGTTENIKRLTRADLSSYVDTHFKAPRMVLAAAGGISHRELVDAAKQHFTGASFAYKGDSVSAPPRCRFTGSEIRARDDALPLAHIALAVEGPGWADPDNVVLNVANAIIGRYDRTFGGGKNQSSRLAALAVEHNLCHSFEPFNTSYSDTGLFGFHFVSDPLSIDDMMFCAQGEWMRLCTSATESEVTRAKNYLRNAMVAQLDGTTRVCENIGSHILHYGRRIPLEEWDARISAVDARMVRDVCSKYIYDKCPAIAAVGPIEQLLDYNRIRSGMYWIRL